From the bacterium genome, the window CAGATCGGAATACAGACCATCAATCAAAACGAGATACTTGCCGCCGACCCCTTCGACCGCGGCACACGTTCGCTCGACTTCGGCGGCCCACTTCTGCCAAGCGTCTGATTGTTCGAATGGAAACATGACTAAGGATCCCGAGATGCGGAGCTGGCGGCGTTCAAGCTCCTTGCTGAGCACCGCATGGTCGGTAGGCAGATAACCGAATGGCCCCAGCTCGATCCACCGATATCCAACCGCCGACACCTCGTCGAGAAAGCGCTGCCAGGGCGTTTGTTTGGGATCGGCTGCAAACCACACGCCCCAGGAATCCGGTGCAGAGCCAAGGGTGACCTTCATGGTGCTTGGCGCCTGTGAACCGCAGGACGGTGTTGACCAGCCCCCCGATGGGCATCAAGGGAAAGACTTTGGCCGTAGAGCTGAGCGCCTTCAAACGCGGAGAGCCGCAGACGCGTACCGGTAGTCGTCCGAGTTGAGAGCGCCGAACGGTGAGCGGCGGCGGCAACGATCTGCTCCAACAACGCGTCCTCGCCAGCGCTGCCGTGCTCGAGATCGACGACCATGAATTCGCAACCAGCCATAGCACAAGCCTCGGCTGCGGTGGCCGAACCGAGGTTGAGGAAGGTGCCGATCAGGGGGTCACGATTCCGGAGGCGGTTCCGAAACTCGTGGTTCAACCGAACCATCTCTGATGGCGCAGGTCTGCCTCATATTCGTGTCGCTTCTCTGCCACCCAAGGCTGGCCAGAGACTTCGGCGGGCGCAACGTCCCACCAGACTCCCGAACCCGGAAGATTCTCGTGCGGTGCAGTCTGAACAACGATGACCGATGGACCAGGCGTCTCTCGCGCCCGCTCGAGAGCGTCCCGCAGCTCTTCCGGACTATTCGCATTCCATGCGGTGGCCCCAAGGCCATGGGCAATCTCTGCGAGGTCAAGCGTGAGGTACTCGCCCTCCAAGGCTCCAGTGCCCAGGGGTCCTACCCGACGCCGGAACTCGTTGGCGAAGTGCCGGCCCGTGCGCCACATCTGTAGCCGCCGGATTGCCTGGAACCCGTGGTTGTCGGATATGACGACGGTGACCTTGAAGCCTTCCTGGACCGCCGTGGCCAATTCGGTTGGCTGCATGAGAAACGTTCCGTCACCGATATACGCAACGACCTCTCCAGCAGGCCCGGCCAGCCGGACGCCTAGCGAAGCCGGGATCTCGTAGCCCATGCAGGAATACCCGAACTCGAGGTGACAGCGCCGCTCGTCGGTGGCGTCCCAGACCTTGAGCAGGTCTCCGGGCGGCCCTCCTGCCGCCGCGACTACGATGTCTCCGGGCCGCGCCCAATTGTTCAGTACGCCGATGAGCTGACCCTGGGTCATCGGCCTTTCGTCGGTTGGCTTCAATGCCTCCATGCGAGTGTGCTGCCATTCGAGCTTTGCCCTTTGCGTGCGGTCGGCCCATCCTTGACGTGGGACCACGCCGGCGGCTTTCGCGGCCGTCACGAGTGTTGCCAAGCCAGACTTGGCGTCGGCGATGATCGGCTGCGCTCCCTGCTTTCGAGCATCGTGGTCGACAACGTTTATCGAAGCGAAGCGAACGTCGGGATTGCGGAAGATCGACTGAGACGCTGTCGCAAAATCGGTTAAGCGCGTGCCGACGTGCAGCACGAAGTCCGCTTCCGCCGCGACGGCGTTGGCGGCCGGATTGCCTTCGAGCCCCAATCCTCCGAGTCCCCACCAAACGTCGCTCTCAACGGCACCCTTGCCCCCGAAGGTTTCGACGACCGGAACGCCGAACGTGCTCGCCAGCTCGGCCAGCTCCTTCGCAGCTTCGGCGTAGATGACGCCGCCACCAGCGATGATCAGCGGCTTGTGAGCGGCGGCGAGCAGCCGCGCCACGGCCGCGATCTGGTCTTGGTGGGGCGGCGGTCGGAAGATTGGCCACTCCTGTTCGGCAAAGAAATCGGTCGGGTAGTCGTACACCTCGGTCTGGATGTCCTGCGGCAGCGCGATCACGACAGCTCCCGCCTCAGTAGGACTGGTGAGTACGCGCATCGCTTCGGGCAGCGCGGTCAAGAGTTGCTCCGGCCGCGTGATCCTGTCGAAGTACCGGGCTATAGGCCGGAAGCAGTCATTGACACTGACGTCGCCCGCCAGCGGATGTTCCAACTGCTGAAGCACCGGACCTTGCCGGCGCGTCGCGTAGGTATCTCCCGGAAATAGGAGCACAGGGAGGCGATTGATCGTGGCCAGCGCGGCGCCGGTCACCATGTTGGTGGCACCTGGGCCAATGGATGAGGTCACGGCGAGAGTCGCCATCCGCAGCTTCGCCTTCGCAAAACCGGACGCGATATGCACCAGCGATTGCTCGTTCCGGCCCTGGATGAAAGGAAGTTTGTCTTGATATTCGTCAAGTGCCTGGCCGAGGCCGGCGACGTTGCCGTGCCCAAAGATCCCGAGCATGGCCGGCACCAACCGCTGGCGACGGCCATCCCGCACGCTGTACTGCTCGCCGAGGTAGCGGACAATCGCTTGCGCGGTGGTCAATCGCGTAGTTTGACCGTCAGCGGTCAATTTGCGGTAGGGGGTCGCCCTGCTCAACTTCGCCGAGCTCATACCACTCCACCTCCTCGTAGGGCTGACTGTTGACAGTCGGTCGTCAACGTCCTAGCATACCAATTCTGACCCCGCTCGATATGCGGAAGGCTGGTGGGCGGTTCCGCAGAGTCCTGGAGCACAGACCGAGCCGGACGCCGGTGCCGCTCGGTTGGCGCATATCAGGAGGTGCCCACCATGGCTGGAAGTCCTCAGCATCGAATATCGCACCCACGACGTGACAGAGTTCTGATGCTGTTCATTGCCATTGTCGTGATATTCCCCCAGGCGCCCGCGTGATCGCGAATCTGGACCGCGCCCGTGATCTGATGGAGTCGTGCGAAGTCGATGCACTGGTCGCAACGACCCCGGACAATGTCCTATATCTGACTGGCTATGAGGGCTGGTTTGAACGCAGGAACTCAGAGGATATGTTAGACCCGCTCAGTCGAGCTATTCAGTTTCCAAGTTACGCGGTCCTGACAAAGAGCGATCGCCCTGCGCTAATAGTCGTTGCCTCGTTTGGAGCGACGGCGGCAGGTCTCGGTGCTATTGACGTTCAACATTTCGGGCGCCCCGTGGGATCTCCAGACACCAAAAGTGCGCCCAGTGCGATCGAGGTGCTTGTCCAAGTTCTGAAGCAGCGCGGCCTTGTTGATTGCCGCATCGGAATCGAGCTGCGAGCCCCGGCATCTGATCGCGCGGCGGACCTTGGGGCCCGACTACCCCTGGCTAGGTTGGACGACTGCTCCGTGCTTCTGCGATACATCCGTGCAGTCAAGACGGCAGATGAGATTCGCCTCATGCGTGAGTGTGCCGAAGCCAGTCAGCAGGCCGCCGTGACCGCGCTCGCCTTAGCTCGGCCAGGCCGGGACATGCTTGATATCAGCACAGCGTATCGCGTGGAGGTTGCCCGTTATGACGCCGAACTTGACCACTTTGCGTGGGGCGTGAGCGATGGCGGAATCGCGATGCAGGTCAGTTCGGCGCTTAAAGAAACAGATCTGTGCTACGTCGATTTTGGATGCCGCCGACGAGGGTATTTTTCTGATGCCGGGCTCACCCTGGCGATGCGAGAGCCACGTGCTGACGCGCTGGCAGCCATTGACAACCTCGTGAGGAGCCTCGATGCAGGTAGCGCGGCGCTCCAGGCTGGGAGGCCAGCTTCGGCCTGTCAGGTGGAAATGACCCGGGCATTACATACAGGATCGGCCAGCGAACACTGCTCAGCGAGCGGGCACGGCCTTGGAGTTCAGGTCCGGGACCTACCTTTCGTGGCGCCACGCACGACCGAGCGGCTTCGCGACCAATGCGTCGACCTGCCAGCCGACCTTCCCTTGGAGGCCGGCATGGTCATCAACCTGGAGGCTTCGGTATTCGTCGCGGGTGAATACTCGGCCAACGTCGAGCGGAGCTATGTGGTTCGACAGCATGGTGCGGAACTCTTAGTCTCGGCTCCTCCTGCCGTGTTGATGCCAGGCGCTCAAGGGCGCACCCCCTAACAGTTACAACAGGCCGCGATCACCATCTGTTCACCACGACCTTCTTTCGGGTGCAGAAGTCATCGTCACCCTGGCCAAGCTGCAACCCATAGGCTCTCCTCCGACATGCGGATGCAGCATATACACCGTAGACTTACGACAGCTAATTGTCAACAGTCAGCGCCGCCAACAGTTGCATCCGGTGAGTCAAAGAGGAGGGACCGATGGACGGTAGGCCGTGGTGACGCGATGGTGAGACGGGCGTCCGTGGGTAGGCCAACCAGTATTGCGCCGGCTTTCACCTACAAGAGCCCGCTCCACCGGATGACCCAGACAACGCAGACGTGCTTATGGAATGACTCGGCGGACGTCGAAGAGCTCCGCTATGCCATAGCCAACGGCGCCGTCGGAGCTACCTGTAACCCGGTTATCGCGGTCGGCATTCTGAAGAAGAACATCACCGCGTGGCAGCCTCGCATCGAAGCCCTGACGCGCGAACTGCGGGGCGCGACCGAGGACCAGATTGGTTGGCAGCTGGTTGAGGAGATGTCGGTCAGGGCTGCCGAGCTACTTGAGCCGGCGTTTGCTGCGAGTGGCGGACGGAACGGGCGCCTCTCGATACAGACCGACCCAAGACTCTTCCGGGATGCTGACCGCATCCTCGAGAACGCGATGGCCTTCAGCCGAATCGCACCGAACATGATCGTGAAGATTCCAGCTACCAGTGCCGGAATCCTGGCGATCGAAGAAGCCACCTTTCTCGGGGTCAGCGTGAATGCGACGGTATGTTTCACGCTGCCGCAATGCATCGCCGTTGCCGAAGCCGTAGAGCGAGGCTCGCAACGGCGGCATGGCGCAGGCAATGACATCGATTCGATGGGCCCGGTTTGCACGATCATGGTCGGGCGCCTCGACGACTGGTTGAAGGTCCTCCTCGAAAAGCGAGGGATTTCGGTCGACCCCGGCATTCTAGAGTGGGCGGGCGTGGCGGTTTTCAAAAAGACGTATGGAATCTTCCGTGAGCGTGGCTATAGAGTGCGACTGCTTTCCGCGGCGTTCCGCAATCACATGCACTGGAGTGAGCTGATCGGCGCCGATGCCGTGATCTCGCCGCCCTTCGCTTGGCAGAAGCGTCTAAACGCGAGCGACATCGAAGTTCGACCCCGGATCGACGAACCGGTCGACCCCGATGTCGTGAGTCAGCTGATTGGCCATTTCCCGGACTTCCGCCGCGCATATTCGGAAGATGGACTTACAACGCAGGAGTTTGATTCGTTCGGCCCCACCATACGCACGCTGCGCCAGTTCATGGGGGCCTGCAGTGACCTTGAAGCGCTCGTCCGCGACGTAATGCTTCCGGAGCCCGCATAGACGGACAGCTTGGCTCCTCTTCCCACCCTAGGTAGGTCGTGGCTTGGGAGATCTACGATGAGATCGGCGGTCTCCCGCGTGGCGGTAGACCGCGATAGGCCGCCCATGTGGTGGGCCCGGTTGGAGTCGAACCAACGACCAGCCGATTATGAGGCCCGCCCGAGCTCGTGCCAGAGAGTGTCAGGGAGTGTCAGGCGTACTCAGCCGTGGCCGTCAGCGACTCGATTCAGTGTCAGGGAGTGTCAGCGAGTGCCACGGCGTTGATGTCAAAACTGTTGTCAGAGCTGGGCGACTGAGATTCGTCGCGGGACAAATCTCACAAGAATTTACGAGGCGTGTCACAGAGTGTCAGGAAGTGTCACCGGGTGTCACGCGGTGTCAGGACGTCTCACGCGTTGCTGATGGTCTTCGTTTCGCGCTATTGCCGTCGTCGCGAGCTGGGGATACCGTGCGACGCATGGTGGCGACGATTGCGCATTACGTGTTGGAGGTTGCGGCCGAGGCCGGCACTGGCCGGATTCGGCTTGGCTCGCACATCTCCTGGCACGGAACGCGTAACACCGTGCCTTCCATTGCGGTCGCAGAGGGTTCTGCAGTTCGTCGACACGGGTACCGGTCGAAGAATGAGGGTCAGCGATGAGCGCGGGACGCCGTGGCAACGGCGAAGGAACCATCCTGAAGCGCTCCGACGGACGCTGGGCGGCAGCCATCATCCTCGACGACTACAGCCGAAAGTGGATCTACGGCAAGACACGACGCGAAGTTGCCGGCCGGCTCACAAAGATCCAGCGGGACATCGCTGAAGGTCGGCCAGTCATCAACGAACGGCTGACCGTCGCCGACTACATGAATCGGTGGCTGTACGAAGTTGCGAAGCAGCGAACACGCCCGCTGACTTGGCGCGGCTATGAACATCTGGTTCGGCTTCACATCCTCCCCAGTCCGGCCGCGTGCGACTCGCGAAGTTGAGTCCGCAGCACGTTCACTCACTCGTTACTCGGAAGATACGAGAGGGTCGCCTGGCGCCGCGAACGATTCAGTACATGCACTCGGTCCTCAGAGCGGCCCTCAACCAGGCTGTTCGTTGGCGAATGGTCCACTACAACGCCGCGGCGATGGTTTCTCCACCTCGAGGGAAGCGCCGTGAGGCCATCGTGCTAACTCCCGAAGACGCACGGCGATTGCTTGACGGCGCGCGAGGCGATCGCCTCGAGGCGCTGTACTCGGTCGCGCTGGCATTTGGCCTGCGGCAAGGCGAAGCGCTCGGGCTGAAATGGAGCGACATCGACCTGGACACCGGGATACTGCGCGTGCGCCGCGCCTCACAGCGGATCCCGCATCAAGGGACGCAGCTCGTCGAGACGAAGACGGAGCGCAGTCGGAGAACTCTTGTCATGCCACCGATCGTCATCAGCGCACTGCGCTCTCACCGCGCCCGCCAGGCCATGGAACGCCTGGCAGCTGGAGAACAATGGGTCGACCTCGACTTGGTCTTCCCGAGCGCCAAGGGAACCCTTGCCGACGGCCCAAATGTCACGCACCGATTCCATCGACTGCTGCAGCGGGCCGGCTTACCACCGATGCGTTTCCACGACCTGCGCCATGCGTGCGCATCGCTGCTTCTTGTTCAGGGCGTCCATCCGCGCGTGGTGATGGAGACACTCGGCCACAGCCAGATCAGCCTGACGATGAACACTTACAGCCATGTGCTCCCCGCCCTTCAGCGCGAGGCGGCTGATCGGATGGAGGCCGTACTCGGCGTGCCCTGAAATCGCGCACCGCATGTGGATTTCAACAGAGCTTGGCGAAATCGAAGTATTTCTGGAGCGGGGCCGCGTCTGGGAAGTGGTTGGTGGTTAATGCGTGTCGATGGCAATATCTTGGTTGGAAAGGAGTTCCAGATTGCCCGAGCAACCAGAAACGCACGACCTGACGACGGGCGTCGAACTTGACCCAATCACCAGGGACGTGATGGCCTGGGCCGGTGTCGCAATGGCCTGGGGACAAGCACTTGAAGCTGAGCTCAGTGCTTACGCGTGGCTGTCGCATCCTAAGACTTCAACGCTGACACGTCGCGACTATCTCCGGCTGCTAGCCAGCATCCAACGACAAACGCTGGGGAGTCTCGTGCGTGAACTCAAACCACGCATCCCTCAGCAAGGCGCCATGTTCAAACAATTGACCAAGGTGATTGAGCGACGAAACTTCGTCATTCATCACTTCTTCAGGACGCCACAACGTCAGGCGATGATGAAAACGGACGACGGGCGGGCGGCGATGGTGGCCGAACTTCAGACTGACGCGGTGAATTTCCGTCGCTGGACCGAAGCGATCAAGCCAGTGGTCCTCATGTACGCCGTTGAAAAGGGCCTACGCGTTCGTGACCTGTTAGACCGCGCACCGCGGTTGAGGGCGCAGCCCGCAATTGAAGGCAAGTCCATGACCGCTCAAGCTCAGGTCGCGGTCACCATGGACCCTCACCATGCTGAGTATCTGGTGGACGTGCTGAAGAAGGCCCAGCGCAGCGCTGAACGGCGCCGGTAGGGTGACAATGGCGGCGAGATACTCATGACAAGCTCCGAGACACCGGACCCGAGTCCCATGGGAACAGTCGGCCAGCGATCGCCCGACGGTCGTTGGTGGTGGGATGGTGCCCAATGGCAACCTATAGCACCCGCCGGACTTGCTCCGCGCCAATTTGCAAGGTCCGGACTGAAGCGTCCGCTTCTTTGGTTTGTGGCGGGGGTCGTTGACGCCAGCCTTTTTCCTCTCCTCATCCCGTGGGTGTTTTTCAGCTTTGGTGTGATCCATGGAATACGCCGCTTCCGTGAGGGCTCCGCAAGTCGAGCCGCTATTGGCATCGCTGCCAACGTGATCGGTCTGGCTGCCTATCTTGCGGTAAGCGTGGGGCTGGCGCTCTCAAAAGGCGACGGCGCATATGTCATCACCTACCTTCTCATTTCCCCCAACGAGTTGCGATTGTTCAACTACCTGCTTGGCTGACCGGGTCGAACGTCGGTCTTCTGGAACTCGGCCTGCCTGGGATCGCTTCGTCCTCAGCGAGAACTGTTGTCAGAATTGCTGTCGGACCGGGTGCCGATGCCGGTCAAACCCCCAAGGAGGCTCGAGACGAGTTCGATTTGGAGTGGGCCCGGGTGGGCCTTTGATTCACGACCAGCTAGATTGCCGGGCATGCGCTTGCGTGTCACGCTCCTCACAAGATGAAACGACTTCCGCTGTGGCTGTGGCTGGTCGGAGCAGTGGTCCTAATCGGCGTGGTTGTGGCCATTACGGGGATCGATCCTGCGTATCAGTTCGCGATCGACGTTGTCGTCATCGCGCTCGCCGGCATAGTGCTGGCAGCGCAAAGCGCCCGCAAACGTTCGACAGCCTCCGCTGCTGAGCTGGCCCGCTTTTCGCCTGACATGCGTTGGTGGTGGAACGGTCAGGCCTGGCAGACCGCAGTATCGAACGACGGCCGATCGCGTTGGGACGGCCGAGCCTGGGTTCCACGCGAGTACTCAAGCAAAGTCCGGAATACGGTCGATGCCACGACGTATGCAATCACGACGTTCCGAAACAAGCGGCTCAACGGATGGGAACTCCAGGTGATGAGTATCAGCGGCAGAAAGTTCTGGCGGTGGATCTCAGACGCTAGGGGCACGAGTAACGATTTCGACCTGGAGGGTGCGCATAGACAACTTGTCCAAGCCGCTGAAAACGATCCGCCGCAGAGTTGGCAAATGTCGCGTTCCGCAATCAGTGCACTCCAGTCGCTGGTCATGGAACTTCATCCAGCGGACTCAAATGACGTCGTCGGGCCTACAGCTGTAGGGCAACTCGAGGCAGCAATGGTGGATGCGCTACATGTGGCGGTTGGCAGCGGGCCGAACGATCTTCTACCCGGAGTGGACAGGAAGAAGTATTGGGTCTCTACACGCCGCTATCCCGGCGCCGGATGGCAGACCGCAGTCTTCGATCGCAGCCTCACCAACTGGCTTGACCACCCAATCTTCTGCATCAACGAGATGGAAAGTCCGGATGACGCATTGGCCAATCACGTCGCCGCGCTAGCCGTCGTCGCCGAAGGTCCAAGGACCACGTGGCCCACTGGGATGCACTTTGAGCCATGCGTCGTCCCGTCGTGGCTAAATGCAATCCAAGGTGTTCGGGACCGTCTAAAAGTGGGTACCTCTGACCGCAAGGGGCACGTCGATGCTTACGTCGCTCTGCGACAGCGGTACCGATGCGAGCACCTCTAGCGAGCGAGAGGTCCTGACGGCCTACTTCCCGAGCATACGCAGGAGTTCTCCAGTGCGAACCGTTGTCAAGCCCGTGACCTCGTAGTCTTTGTCGGCGCTCCAGATTGCGACGCTCTTGTGTACCAATCGACTCGGTCTGTTGAGCGCTCGATGCAGAAGCATCCCCGTGAGTGTCTTCGGATTTCTCTTTATGGGCTTCCCCGGCGACGTCATGGGTGACTGCATCTCTAGCAACAGGTCGTTCATTCGGTGCCGAACTACGACGTCAGCGGACCATAGCTTTCGTGCCCAAGCGCCTTCCGGCGGTGCTGAATGTCGGTATTCGTGACTCGTGTCGATCGCGAGAGCGACTGTCGGCCAATCGTCCGGGTCGCGCGCGCCGATTCGCCGCAAGGCCTCGTCTTTGTACCTGGCCGTTACCGCTGGTTCCTTCCATTCGACGGGCATCATGGCGAAGGTCCCAAGTAATAGGTCCTCCTCAAGGCCCCGCTTGCGAGCCAAGACTGGCAGCCATTCCCTGACCTCATCGGCGACTTCGCGTGCGCTGTACACGTGAATCCCGGCCTCAAGCGAAAAAACCAGTGCGCCAGCAGCTCGACCGCCGAGGACCGCTGAGATCAGCGCATTGGCGTCAGCGACGAGCGCGTCGGGAAGCCGCGAAGTCTTTGAGAGCGGAATCCTCGGTCACTCCTGCAGCTTCCATTTTCTTCCGCACCTGTTCGGCCAACCTCAGGAAAACAGCTCGGCGGAGATCGTTAGGCAACGACTTCGGCTCATCCCAGGGCACCCAAAAGCCTGCCGGATGGCCGTCACGTGTTATCAGAACTACGTCATCTGAGCGCAGCCAATCCGTCGCTCTGTCGCGAAACTCTCGAACCGTCGCTACCTTCATGGTGTGATCACTCCTGTGACCACTATAACGCTCAGCACGGCGAGCGGCTCTCTCACGCGGTTGAAGGGAATCTCTCAACTGTTGTCAGAATTGTTGTCAGACCGGCTGCCGACGCCGGTCAGACCCACCAAGGAGGCTCGAAATGAGTTCGATTTGGAGTGGGCCCGGGTGGCCTCGATCCACCGACCAGCCGATTATGAGTCGGCCGCTCTAACCAGCTGAGCTACGGGCCCCTCTCGCAGGCCGGCGCCGGCCGCCTCCGCTGAGTCTATCCGGGGCGGCCCCTCGGTTAGGGTTTGAGATCTGGGTGGCGGTGCGCGACCCACGGAATGTAAGTGGCTGCGGCTAGATATCAGGAGATGACGGTGTTGATGGCTTTAGCCCTTTTGATCCTCCGCGTTGTGGTCGGCCTGACGCTCGCCGGGCACGGCGCCCAGAAGCTCTTCGGCTGGTGGGGCGGTCCGGGCATGTCCGGTTGGACCGGCGCGATGACGCGAATGCGGATCCGTCCGGCATCCGCTTGGGCTTGGATGTCCGCGCTTGCGGAGCTGTTGGGCGGCCTGGCCGTTGCGCTCGGGCTGCTTTTTCCGCTGGGCAGTTTCGCCATCGCGGGCTCGATGCTGGTGGCGATCGGCCTCGTGCACTGGGCGAAGGGCTTCTGGGTCAGCAAGGGCGGTTACGAGTTCAACCTGCTGATCCTGGCCGTGGTGGCCGCGCTGGCGCTGATCGGGCCCGGAGCCTATTCGATCGATCACCTGCTGCGCATTCACCTCCCCGAGCCGCTGACACTGGCGGTGGGGACTCTGGCCACGATCGCGGGCGTCGCCATCGCCCTCGGCACACGCGGCGAGCCGGCCGTCGAATCGAAGCCGCAGGCGACCTGACGCTCTAGGCCGGAGCGATCACTTCGACTTCGTTGCCTTCGGGGTCGTCGACGTAGAAGGTCCGAACGCCTTGGAGCACGGGGTGGGTCCCAGACCTCACGTCAATTCCCTCGGCGGCGAACCGTTCACGCAGCTCGTCGTACGCGACGGTCTCGACGCGAAACGCCAGATGATGCAGGACGCGCATGACCTTTGCGCGCGGGAATTCGGACGACCTGTCGGGATGCGGGATGAGCACGATCATCTCCGGCACGCCCGCACCACCGTCGGCGGCCTTCAGGAACTTGTTCGGCAGCTCGACCGGCGAGATCACCTCGAGGCCGAACAGGTCTCGATAGAAGTGGAGCGCGGCTTCCATGTCGCGCACCCACAGCACGATCTCGGCCAGGCCGGCCACGACCCGGGTCATGCCGCGACTGCCGACACCATGGCGGCCAGGTTGACGTCTTTGGCGCGCGGGGGGACCGAGCACCCCGGGGCGAGCAGCAAACCCCGCCCGCCGGTTGCCGCGACGGCACGGCGCGCTTCGGCCTCGACCTCGTGCGGCGGTCCGTTCAGCAAGCTAGCGCGATGACCCAGCCCGCCCATCACCGCCCGCCCGGCCAGCGTCCGGCCTTCGGCCAACGACGGGTTGCCCTGGTTGTGGATCGACCAGCTCACCACCTGCGCCGGCAGCTCTCGGGCCAGGCCGAAGTGGAGGTGGGAGCCGCACAGGTGGGCGACGTTGAACCACGCCTCGCGCGGCAGTCGCTGGAGCACGTTCATGTCGTACGGCAGCACCAGATCGCGATACACCTGCTCGGGCATCGCATCCTTGCTCGCGTAACCGGAGATCGCGTAGAAGATGCCGGCGCCTCCGGCCGCGACCGAGCGCGCGCCGAAATCGACGAGCCCCTCAGCGATCCGATCCAGCGCCGGGCGCAC encodes:
- the iolD gene encoding 3D-(3,5/4)-trihydroxycyclohexane-1,2-dione acylhydrolase (decyclizing), which encodes MTADGQTTRLTTAQAIVRYLGEQYSVRDGRRQRLVPAMLGIFGHGNVAGLGQALDEYQDKLPFIQGRNEQSLVHIASGFAKAKLRMATLAVTSSIGPGATNMVTGAALATINRLPVLLFPGDTYATRRQGPVLQQLEHPLAGDVSVNDCFRPIARYFDRITRPEQLLTALPEAMRVLTSPTEAGAVVIALPQDIQTEVYDYPTDFFAEQEWPIFRPPPHQDQIAAVARLLAAAHKPLIIAGGGVIYAEAAKELAELASTFGVPVVETFGGKGAVESDVWWGLGGLGLEGNPAANAVAAEADFVLHVGTRLTDFATASQSIFRNPDVRFASINVVDHDARKQGAQPIIADAKSGLATLVTAAKAAGVVPRQGWADRTQRAKLEWQHTRMEALKPTDERPMTQGQLIGVLNNWARPGDIVVAAAGGPPGDLLKVWDATDERRCHLEFGYSCMGYEIPASLGVRLAGPAGEVVAYIGDGTFLMQPTELATAVQEGFKVTVVISDNHGFQAIRRLQMWRTGRHFANEFRRRVGPLGTGALEGEYLTLDLAEIAHGLGATAWNANSPEELRDALERARETPGPSVIVVQTAPHENLPGSGVWWDVAPAEVSGQPWVAEKRHEYEADLRHQRWFG
- a CDS encoding aminopeptidase P family protein; this encodes MIANLDRARDLMESCEVDALVATTPDNVLYLTGYEGWFERRNSEDMLDPLSRAIQFPSYAVLTKSDRPALIVVASFGATAAGLGAIDVQHFGRPVGSPDTKSAPSAIEVLVQVLKQRGLVDCRIGIELRAPASDRAADLGARLPLARLDDCSVLLRYIRAVKTADEIRLMRECAEASQQAAVTALALARPGRDMLDISTAYRVEVARYDAELDHFAWGVSDGGIAMQVSSALKETDLCYVDFGCRRRGYFSDAGLTLAMREPRADALAAIDNLVRSLDAGSAALQAGRPASACQVEMTRALHTGSASEHCSASGHGLGVQVRDLPFVAPRTTERLRDQCVDLPADLPLEAGMVINLEASVFVAGEYSANVERSYVVRQHGAELLVSAPPAVLMPGAQGRTP
- a CDS encoding transaldolase, with amino-acid sequence MTQTTQTCLWNDSADVEELRYAIANGAVGATCNPVIAVGILKKNITAWQPRIEALTRELRGATEDQIGWQLVEEMSVRAAELLEPAFAASGGRNGRLSIQTDPRLFRDADRILENAMAFSRIAPNMIVKIPATSAGILAIEEATFLGVSVNATVCFTLPQCIAVAEAVERGSQRRHGAGNDIDSMGPVCTIMVGRLDDWLKVLLEKRGISVDPGILEWAGVAVFKKTYGIFRERGYRVRLLSAAFRNHMHWSELIGADAVISPPFAWQKRLNASDIEVRPRIDEPVDPDVVSQLIGHFPDFRRAYSEDGLTTQEFDSFGPTIRTLRQFMGACSDLEALVRDVMLPEPA
- a CDS encoding DoxX family protein, encoding MALALLILRVVVGLTLAGHGAQKLFGWWGGPGMSGWTGAMTRMRIRPASAWAWMSALAELLGGLAVALGLLFPLGSFAIAGSMLVAIGLVHWAKGFWVSKGGYEFNLLILAVVAALALIGPGAYSIDHLLRIHLPEPLTLAVGTLATIAGVAIALGTRGEPAVESKPQAT
- a CDS encoding VOC family protein, which encodes MTRVVAGLAEIVLWVRDMEAALHFYRDLFGLEVISPVELPNKFLKAADGGAGVPEMIVLIPHPDRSSEFPRAKVMRVLHHLAFRVETVAYDELRERFAAEGIDVRSGTHPVLQGVRTFYVDDPEGNEVEVIAPA